Part of the Leifsonia soli genome is shown below.
AGATCGCCGGAGCGGACGCGAAGGCGATCACCGAGGAGCGGGACGCCGAAGAGCGCGAGCACGCCCTGCGCTCGCTCGGCATCGAGCCGGGCGGCACCATCCCGCCCGCGCTGCGCGGCCAGCTGCGGCAGCTCGAAGAGGACCAGAAGCGCAGGGCGACGCGCAGCCTCCGCGACGGCATCGACCGCATCCTGGTCGACCTGCTCTCGCTGTATCGCGACGTGATGATGATCCAGCTCGGCAGCGCCAGCGAGCTGGTCAACCGTGAGCTGCGCGCCGAGCTGGATGCTCTCAGCGCCCACACGACTCCGGCCGCTACGCTCGCCGCGATGGACGCCGTTGCGACAGCACGCGAACGCATCGACGGCAACGTCGCCCCGGCCCTCGCGCTCGAGGCCATGCTGACCACCATCCTGCGCGGCACGACCGCTCGAAAGGGGACCGACCTGTGACCACCCGAGCCGGCCGTGCCCCGGAACGCGACCAGGCCGCTCGGCGGCGCACCGCACGCACCGCGCTCGTCGCCGTCGCGGCCGTCGTCGCGCTGACCCTGAGCGGGTGCGTGACCTGGTTCCTGCCCGCCAAGACGGTGACCACCTCCACCCCGGCGCCCGACGCGGTCTCCGCCGAGCTGCAGCCCTACTACAGTCAGGTGCTGCACTGGACGGACTGCAGCGGCGGAAAGCAGTGCGCGACCGCCAAGGCGCCCCTCGACTGGGACCACCCCGGAAAGGGCGACGTCGAGCTCGCACTGATCCGGCAGCAGGCGAAGGGCACCAAGCAGGGCTCGCTGCTGACGAACCCCGGCGGCCCGGGCGCATCCGGCTTCGACTTCGTCAAGGACTCTGTCGACTTCGTCGCCGACCGCACGCTGCAGGAGCATTTCGACATCGTCGGCTTCGACCCGCGAGGAGTCGGCCGTTCGACTGCGGTGAAGTGCTACGACGCCGAACAGATGGACCAGTACCTGTACGGGATCACCCCCGGCGAGCGGGGCTCCGATCAGTGGATCGCCGAGAACACCACCATCGCGAAGGACTTCGGCGAGGCCTGCAAGAAGAACACCGGCGCACCGCTCCCGAAGGTCGACACCGTCAGCGCCGCCCGCGACCTCGACCTGCTCCGGGCGACCCTCGGCGACACGAAGCTCAACTACCTCGGCTACTCGTACGGCACCTACCTGGGCGCCGTCTACGCGGGGCTCTACCCGGGCAAGACCGGTCGGCTGGTGCTCGACGGCGCCCTCGATCCCGCCGCGACGAACTTCGACGTGACCGAGGTGCAGGCGAAGGGCTTCGAGAGCGCGCTGCGCGCCTACCTGACGGACTGCCTGACCCGGAAGGACTGCCCCTTCAGCGGCACGGTCGACGAGGCGATGGGCACGGTCGGGCAGCTGCTCGCGGCGGTGGAGAAGAGCCCGATCCGCAACTCCGACGGCCGGGAGCTCGGCGCCAACACCCTCGTCACGGCGATCATCACGCCGCTGTACGACGCCACCGCCTGGTCATAC
Proteins encoded:
- a CDS encoding alpha/beta fold hydrolase, giving the protein MTTRAGRAPERDQAARRRTARTALVAVAAVVALTLSGCVTWFLPAKTVTTSTPAPDAVSAELQPYYSQVLHWTDCSGGKQCATAKAPLDWDHPGKGDVELALIRQQAKGTKQGSLLTNPGGPGASGFDFVKDSVDFVADRTLQEHFDIVGFDPRGVGRSTAVKCYDAEQMDQYLYGITPGERGSDQWIAENTTIAKDFGEACKKNTGAPLPKVDTVSAARDLDLLRATLGDTKLNYLGYSYGTYLGAVYAGLYPGKTGRLVLDGALDPAATNFDVTEVQAKGFESALRAYLTDCLTRKDCPFSGTVDEAMGTVGQLLAAVEKSPIRNSDGRELGANTLVTAIITPLYDATAWSYLDKLFESVMKGSASVAFSLADTYNNRQADGTYSDNSTEAFVAINCLDYTYDADPALMRQQAAELAKAAPVIGPYMAYGDIGCANWPYKATGQRGPISADGSAPILVVGTTNDPATPYVWAKNLASELQNGHLLTYKGEGHTAYNKSNSCVNDTVDEYLVKGTVPAEGKTC